Proteins co-encoded in one Candidatus Cloacimonadota bacterium genomic window:
- a CDS encoding addiction module toxin, HicA family, whose amino-acid sequence MGKLKILSGQEVCLILMKHGFLEVRRRGSHIIMQKKTAQSTITVPVPAHKELRLGTLLSIIRQSRIGRSVFEQ is encoded by the coding sequence TTGGGTAAATTAAAAATCCTTTCCGGACAGGAAGTTTGCTTGATATTAATGAAACATGGTTTTCTAGAAGTTAGAAGGAGAGGGAGCCATATTATAATGCAGAAGAAAACAGCACAAAGTACAATTACTGTCCCTGTTCCAGCTCATAAAGAACTACGGTTAGGGACTTTATTATCAATAATCAGACAATCCAGGATAGGGCGTTCAGTATTCGAACAGTAG